AGCGTAAACGGTGGCACAAAGTAACCGGCGGCAATCAATAAGCAGCCGCCCACCAAGGCAATTTTGGCTGCCATCGGCGGAACACGTTTGGTTAGCAGTCCGACCAGCACGACGGCAAGAATCGGAATAAAGTAGATCGCGTTCATCTTCTGCAGGTAACCAAACAGGCTCTCCTGGCCTGCCAGCAGTGGCGCAATAATCATGGTAATGATGGCCATGATCCAGCCAAACACCTTGCCCGATTTAACCACCTGCTCTTCCGTAGCCTCTTTGTTCAACACCCCTTTATAGATGCCCAGGCTGAAAATCGTGGTGGTACTGTTAAGTGCGGAGTTAAACGACGATAAAATCGCGCCTACCATGACGGCAGCGAAAAACCCGGTTAGATACGGCGGCAGTACGTTAAAGACCAAATGACCGTAGGCTTCATCAGCACGCACGCCCTGATCGGCATAAAGGTGATAAGCAATGATGCCCGGCAGCACTAGGTACAGCGGCCCCAGCAGCTTGAAGAGACCGGTCAGCAGCACGCCCTTCTGACCTTCGGCGAGGTTTTTGGCTGCAAAGGTACGCTGAATAATCTGCTGGTTGGTGCTCCAGTAGAACAGGTTTATCAGGAAAACGCCGGTAAACAGGGTAAAGAACGGCACCTGCTGTTCAGCACCGCCAATCGAATTAAGCTTATCCGGGTCAGCCTCTTTAAGGATGCTCCAGCCTTCCATGATACCCGTGCCGCCACTCACGGCCTGCAGGCCGAAATAGACGATCACGAAACCACCGATCAGGAGGCCAACACCGTTGAGCGTGTCGGAAACGGCAACCGTGCGCAGGCCACCAAACAGGGCATACACGGAACCGATAATACCGACGATCCACACCGTTAGCCAAAGCAGCGTCGTCGAAGACTCAATGCCGGTTAACCCCTGTAGGTCGAGCATTCCCTGCAGACCGATGGCACCTGAATAGAGAATGATCGGCAGCAGAATCACCGCGTAAGCAATCAAGAAGATGATATTGGTGATTAGCTGCGTCGTTTTATCGAAACGAATTTCGAGAAGCTGCGGCAGCGTGGCAATACCACTTTTCAAAAACCGCGGAAGGAAGAATAGCGCCAACGCCACCAGGGCGATAACCGCAACCACTTCCCAGGCCATTACGCTTAAACCATCAGAAAAGGCCGCCCCATTGAGCCCTACCATTTGCTCGGTGGAGAGGTTGGTCATCAGCAGAGAGCCGGCAATCAGCGGGAAGGTTAGCGTGCGCCCGGCAAGAAAGTAGCCGCTGGTGCTTGAGTGATCATCTCGGCGGGTGATCCGCCAAGTGATAAAGGCTACAAGCCCTGTAAAAAACAGGAAGGACGCCAAGGTTAACGCGTGCATTTTGACTCACCTCATCATCATTGTAAGTGGCACGCACGTTTATGTATGCGCGAATAGCGAAATGTCAGACAAATCTTGCCGCCATTTTAGTTGAGCTGAATATAGCTCGTTATACGCCTTTGGTCTTATATTGAGCTTTAGCCTGTTTCAAGACTGCTTTAAGGGTATAAAAAAGCCCCAGCTATGTTGTATTGAACAATAAACTGGAGCTATTTTTTAAACTTAGCACTGGTTTTTAACTCAGCGCAGGGGGCCTATCTAGTGATGAAAACGCTCCGCGGACTGGCGCGCCAGCTCACGGATACCATCCCAATCTTCCGCTTCTACCATTGCTTTGGGTGTTAACCAGGAGCCACCTACGCACATCACATTGGGCAGCGATAGATAGTCATCGGCGTTGTCGACGGTGATGCCGCCGGTGGGACAGAAGCGGGCTTCTGGAATCGGCGCACCAAACGCTTTGATCGCTTTGGCTCCACCGCTGGATTCCGCTGGGAAGAACTTGAATCGACGATAGCCGTACTGCCAGCCCGTCATTAGCTCAGAAACCGTCGAGACCCCCGGCAACATGGGCACCGGGCTTTCAACGCCATAACGATAGAGAGCTTCGGTTGCGCCTGGTGTTACTACAAAGTCAGCACCAACCTGCTCGGCCTGGCGGTACTGGGCAGGCGTCAGCACTGTGCCCACGCCAATGCTGGCACCGGGCAACGCTTCACGCATACGCTTCACTGCTTCTAGCGCGCAGTCGGTACGCAGGGTAACTTCCAGCACGGTTAAGCCACCCTCTACCAGGGCGCGGCCTAGTGGTACCGCATCTTCCAAACGCTCGATAGTGATGACCGGAATCACCTCGGCTTTCAAGCAGATGCTATCCAGCTCTGCAGTGCGCGTAGAAGGTAACTGTTTGTCGATAGTCATTAGTGAGTCTCCAAGCAACTTATTATTGGCTAAGGCAGTTAGCGCTCAAGGCGCCCAGTAAATTGCCAACGGGCAGGTTAAAAAGGCACGAATAGGCAGTTGACGAACGTCGTCGCCGTTGAGTGCCTTGGCCAATACGGCGCGTTTATCTTCGCCTGTAATATGTAGAATGTGCCGCCGCGCCTGATGCAGGCGATCGGCGGAAAAGGTGATCCGGGGTTGCGGCTGACTAGGCGTTCTTACCGCCACTAACAGCTCCTCGGTGGCAAGGGCCAGGGTCAGTTCAGGACTATCGGGAAATAGTGACGCCGTATGACCATCACCGCCCATACCTAGAATCACCACGCTGGCAGGCCACGCTAGCGATTCCGCTTGCTTGGCAACTTCATCAACGCCCTCTTCAGGCGTAGCCGCGCTGCAAGTTAACGGTATAAAAGTGGCCGCCGATGCTTCGCCCTGTAGAAGATGCTCACGCACCAACTTGGCGTTGCTATCGCTGCTCTGCTCGTCTACCCAACGTTCATCGGCCAGCGTTACATCTACCCGATCCCAGGGCAGCGGCTTGGCCGCCAGTGCCTTAAAAAAGGGCACTGGCGTAGAGCCACCAGAAACCACCAGTAGGACGCGCTCCTGGTGGTTTAAATCTTCTTGCAGCCCTTGAAACACAGCTTCGGCAAGCTGCTCGGCCAACTGTTGGCGTGCTTGGCTCATATTAATAATCCTCGTACCAGCTGCGGCCATCCTGAGTAATCATGGCAATAGAAGCGACCGGCCCCCAAGAGCCTGCTGGATAACGACGCGGCGGCGTGTCGCGTTTTTTCCAGCCATCAATGAGCTGGTCGCACCAGCGCCAGGCGTGTTCAATTTCATCGCGACGCACGAACAGGTACTGCTGGCCTTTCATGACTTCGAGCAGCAGGCGTTCGTAAGCATCGGGTATCCGCGATTTGGGAAATGCGCTGTTGAAGTCCAAATGCAGCGGCCCCGGGCGCAGACGCATGCCTTTATCCAAACCGCTATCTTTGGTCAATACTTGCAGGGCAATACCCTCTTCCGGCTGCAGGCGAATAATCAACTTATTAGAGGCGATGCCGCGCTGGTCCGGATCGAAGATATAGTGAGGCTGCTGACGGAAGTGAATGACGATCTGCGAGAGCTTCTCCGGCATGCGTTTACCGGTGCGCAGGTAGAAAGGCACGCCTGCCCAGCGCCAGTTAGACACTTCGGTTTTCATGGCCACAAAGGTTTCGGTCTGGCTCTGGGTATTGGCGCCCTCTTCTTCCAGGTAACCCGGCACCGACTGGCCATCGCTAGTGCCGGCGATATATTGGCCGCGAACCACATCACGGCCAAGCGCTTCGCCCACAAACGGCTTGAGCGCTTTAAGCACTTTAACCTTCTCATCGCGAATGGCATCGGCATCCAGATTGGAGGGTGGATCCATGGCGATTAAGCACAGCAGCTGCAGCAAGTGGTTTTGCACCATGTCCCGCAGTTGACCCGCCTGGTCGAAATAACCCCAGCGCCCTTCGATGCCCACTTTTTCGGCAACGGTAATTTCCACATGGGAGATGTTGTTCTGATTCCACTGAGTGCCAAACAGCGGGTTGGCAAAACGCAGCGCAATCAGGTTTTGTACGGTCTCTTTACCTAAATAGTGGTCAATACGGTAAATCCGCGATTCGGGAAATACTTGACCAATGGCGTCGTTAATTTCAATGGATGAGTGCAGGTCGTAGCCGATGGGTTTCTCAACCACCACACGGGACTCATCGTCCAGGCTTTTACTGGCCTGCAGGTGACGGCAGATATCGCCATAAATAGGCGCACCAACGGAGAGATAGACCACCATTGGGCGCGGAGAGCCCTTTCGCCACTGGCGAATGGCGTCGTAACCCTCAACGCTGGAAAAATCGAGTTTTAAATAATCTAGGCGGGCGAGAAAGCGCTCGAGGCTCTGCTTATCCTGCTCGCTGCTTTTCAACCGTTTCTGCAGCGCGTCGTTAACCATTTTCCGGAACGATGCAGCGTCATGCTCATGGCGAGCCAGCCCCATAATGCGCGTGCTTTCAGGCATCAAGCCTTCGCGATCAAGATGGTATAAGGCAGGAAATAGCTTGCGCATGGCAAGATCACCCAGCGCCCCAAACAGCGCTAAATCAATAGCGTTATTCGGATCGCCCAGCGGTGCACCTTGGGAAGCAGTGGACTGGCTCATCGTCACTCCTGTTTATAATTAGGCATCTTATGTAGTTTGATTACCTAAAATTTACCGTAATACGGGTATTGTACGCAATAATTCGTGTAATTTTACTACAAAATAACCGCGAATTCTGCTCTATCGACGCACTCAGCACTTCATATCAATCCCTCTCCTTCCACTTTTACTCTACGCCCTTGATATACGCCACTGCTACGCCCCCTGAGGAGGAGGTGACCTTGCGCATAATTGGCCACTCTGCGGAAGTTGATAAATAAATGACCACAACAACAATGAGGTTATGACTCGATGGCAACGCTACGCTACTTTATCAGACCGCTACTGACAGCCACTCTGGCTGCCAGCGCTACCCTGCCAGCCTTCGCGTTCGAAGATGACCGCTTAACCATCTGGATGGGCGACAACAAGGGCCAGGAAGGCATTCAGCTGCTGGCCAATCAGTTTCTTGAAGAGACGGGCATCGAAGTTGAGGTGGTCTTTCCGGATAATCTGACAGACCGTTTTCAACAGGCGGCAGGTAGTGGCCAAGGGCCGGATATCGTGATCTGGGCACACGACCGGATTGGCGAGTGGGCACAAAGCGGCCTATTAAAACAGATAGCGCCTAGTGACAGCTTCCGTGAGTCTTTTTATGACTTCTCTTGGGAAGCTGCCCTGTGGAATGGCGAAACCTATGGCTACCCCATTTCAGTGGAGTCACTCGGCCTAATTTACAACAAAGCTCTGGTGGACACGCCACCGGAGAGCTTTGCCGAGCTAATGCAGCTGGACGAGACGCTTTCCCGAGAGGGTAAAAAAGCCATCCTGTTCGACTACAGCGAGCCCTACTACGGCTGGACGCTGCTAGCCGCTAACGGTGGCTACCCGTTTAAACAAACTGACGCAGGCTACGACGTTACCGATATTGGCGTTAACAACGAAGGCGCCGTACAGGGTGCTGAGTTGCTGGTCGAGCTGATCGAAAGCGACGTGGTGCCGCGGGGAACCGACTACAGCATCATGGATAATCGTTTTAACAAGGGCGAAGTGGCGACCATGATTAGCGGCCCCTGGGCCTGGCCGAACCTTGAGCGCAGCGGCATTGATTACGGCGTCGCCCTGCTTCCCAAGGTCGGCGACGAACGTGCCAAGCCCATGTTTGGCGTTATGACGGCAATGATCAACTCAGCGTCGCCCAATGACTTCCTGGCCGTCGAGTTCCTGGAAAACTACCTGCTCAGCGAGGAGGGTATGCGCACCTTCAACAGCGATGGGTCGCTGGGGGCCGTGGCCCACATCGACTATCAGGCCGAGCTTGCCGACAACCCCAACATCGCGGCTACCCTCGAGAACGCTGAAGTCGGTATGCCGATGCCGAACATTCCTGAAATGGGCGCCTTCTGGGCAGCCATGGAACCCGCGTTGCAAAACATCGGCAGCGGGCGTCAATCCCCCCAGGAAGCACTGGATGCCGCCGCGCGGCGTATGCGCCAGTAGCCACTCGCCTTTCCTTCACTGCCCTGCCATGGCACACCGCTGGCAAGGCCGGGCAGTTTCGCAGGACATCTTTAATGTTTACCACGAATGCTTCGCGGGGTTTGCCCCGCCACCGCTCCCGCCATGTGGCCGAACGCTATTCCCGCTGGGCAATGCGCAGCGTGATCGGGCTGATGGTACTGGCCCTGCTTTGGCTGGTGATGGCTTTTTATCTGCACGGCCAATGGGTATTTGCGCTGCTATTTTTAGTGCTTGGCACGTCGCTGGGCGTGGTATTCAGTCGACGTTCGCTGATGAGCCACAGGTATATTTTCCCGGCAGTGGCCGGGCTTGGCGTTTTCGTTATTTTCCCGCTGGTGTATACCGTCGGCATTAGCTTCAGTAACTACAGCTCGGACAACCTGCTCAGCCAGGAGCGCGTGCGCGCTCAGCTCACCGCCCAAAGCTACCAGGCAGAGGGGGCAGCCTTTTCCTATTCGCTTTACCAGCAGGACGAGCTGGTGCGCCTCTACCTGGAAAGCGACGCTCCTGCGGGCGACAACGACCGGCTACTATCCGCCGCGATCAACCTAACTAACAGCGAAGTCCGTCGCGCTCCAACCCAAGCCGTAGACGGCCCGCCCGAAGGTGAGCCGCTTCCCATGCGCGCAGCTATCCAGGCCCGCGACGCCCTCCAGGCGCTGCGCCTGCAAACGCCCGGGGGCACCGAGCTACGCATGGCGGGCCTGCGCCAGTTCGCGCCAATGATCGACCGCTATGAGATTCGTGACAACGGCAGCCTTTATGATCAGCAGGAGGGTAAGGTGCTGACGCCGGATAACGATATCGGCTTTTTCGTCACCGAGAACGGCGAACGCATCACCCCTGGGTGGCCGGTGAACGTGGGCTTCACCAACTACAGCAAGATCTTCACCGACCCGGATATACGCGGGCCGTTTATGCAGATATTTGTCTGGACCTTCGTGTTTGCCGGGCTCACCGTACTGTTCACGCTGGCCGTGGGGTTCGTCCTCGCCTCGCTGCTGCAGTGGGATCAGCTCAAGGGCAAGGCGGTCTATCGGACGCTGCTGATACTGCCCTACGCGGTTCCAGCGTTTATTTCGATTCTGATTTTCAAAGGCATGTTCAATCAGCATTTTGGTGAGGTGAACATGATTCTGGAGGCACTGTTCGGCATTTCCCCAGAGTGGTTTACCGACCCCTGGCTAGCCCGAACCATGCTGCTGATCGTCAATACCTGGCTGGGTTACCCCTACATGCTGTTGCTGTGCATGGGGCTGATTCAGTCGATACCCGGCGATCTTTACGAGGCCTCGGCGGTAGACGGCGGCGGGCCGATCACCAACCTGATGAAGATCACTCTGCCGCTGATCATCAAACCACTCACGCCGCTGTTAATCGCCGCCTTTGCATTCAACTTCAATAACTTCGTACTGATTGCGCTGCTCACCGGGGGCAGCCCGGACATTCTGGGTGCCAGTACGCCCGCGGGCACCACCGACCTGCTGGTGAGCTATACCTACCGCATCGCCTTCCAGGATGCCGGCCAGAACTTCGGTCTGGCGGCAGCCATTGCTACGCTGATTTTCCTGCTGGTGGTGGGCATGTCGGTGGTGAATTTGCGGCTTTCCAAGGTTAAAGTTTAGGAGGTTTACGATGGCGATGGTACAACCCCGCTCCATTCGCGCACGGCGATGGGGCGCCCAGATGGCGCTGATCGGCTTTGTTTCACTGATCGTGTTTCCGCTGCTGTTGGTAATTTCAATCTCGTTTCGTGAGGGAAACTTTGCCTCGGGGAGCTTGATCCCCGAGCGCTTCTCGTTGGAGCACTGGTCACTGGCGCTGGGTATTCCCTGGGAGCGCCCGGACGGTAGCATCGTCCAGCCCCCCTTTCCGGTACTGCTGTGGCTGTGGAACTCCATCAAAGTAGCAGTCGTGTCATCGGTATTAATTCTTATGTTAGCAACCACCAGCGCCTACGCCTTTGCCCGTATGCGCTTTAAGGGCAAGGAGCCGCTGTTGAAAGGCATGCTGATTTTCCAGATGTTCCCCGCCGTGCTCTCGCTGGTGGCACTCTACGCGCTGTTCGACCGGCTGGGTCAGTTCGTCGGCTGGCTGGGGATCAACACCCATGGCGCGCTGATTGTCGCCTCGCTCGGCGCAGTGGCGCTGCACATCTGGACGATCAAGGGCTACTTCGAATCCATCGACGGGTCGCTCGAAGAAGCCGCCATGGTGGACGGGGCAAGCACCTGGCAGGCGTTTCGCTACATCCTGCTGCCGCTGTCGGTACCGATTCTGATGGTGGTGTTCATCCTGGCCTTTGTGATGAGCATCATGGAGTACCCCATGGCGTCGGTGCTGCTAGTGGATGAGCATAAGCTCACCCTCGCGGTGGGCGCCCAGCAATACCTGGCCGACCACAATCAGCGCTGGGGCGACTTCGCCGCTGCTGCCGTGCTCTCGGGGCTGCCAATCACTGTGGCCTTCCTGATCTGCCAGCGTTGGATTATTGGCGGGTTAACCGCCGGGGGCGTTAAAGGTTAAAAATATTAAAACTAAAGAAGGCGTTTAGCTAGCTTGCCCAAACCCAGCACTTTGCTGGGTTTTATTGTTTTTTTTTACAGACTTTTTATGGAAGGTCATGGTGTCATAGCGAATGTTAAGAATACTAAACGGCGAGCTGGGCATATGACTCCATTCACACCATGGTTTTACCGTAGCAGGAATGTGTATCGGCACTGGGCACCTGTTTTTAAAATCATCTCGATTCTCTGGGTTGTCCTAGCGCTGTTCATGCTAGTGCCTTTCGTCGTACTGCTGATTGAGAGAGACCCTGACGCACCTGCCTTCGGCGTTTCCATTTTGATTGTACTTGGCGCCGCAGCGCTCACTAGGTTACTCACCTATCGCGCAGCCTTAGAGTTGAAGCCATGGCAAATGTTTATTCTTACTGCCGCCAGTTGGGTCACCATTAGCGGTTTTGCCAGCCTGCCCCTAGTGCTTGGCGCCCCTCAATTAACCTTCACCAACGCGGTGTTTGAATCGGTATCGGCGATAACCACGACGGGTTCTACCATTCTGGTCGGCATTGAGCACTTTTCCGATGGATTGAAGCTATGGCGAGGGTTAATGCAGTGGATGGGCGGCATCGGCATTATCGTTATGGGCATTGCGATTTTGCCGTTTCTTAAAGTAGGCGGTATGCGGCTGTTTCACACCGAGTCGTCTGACTGGTCAGATAAAGTAATGCCACGCACTGGCGGTATTGCTAAGGCGACGCTGACGATTTATGTCAGCCTAACCTTGGCCGCGATTGGTAGTTATTGGTTCGGCGGGATGACGCTACTAGACGCTACCGTACATGGCATGACATCGCTGGCCACTGGCGGCTTTGCCAATTCTGATGCTTCATTCGGGGCTTACGCCGACCAGCCTTGGCTGCTGTGGATGGGCAGCTTTTTTATGATCTGCGGAGCACTACCGTTTGTTTTGTATATCCGCTTTATTCGCACCTCACGCAGCGCTTTATGGAAAGACCAGCAGGTACGCGGTCTATTAAAGCTACTGCTGGCCGCCATCTTGATGCTTAGCGCCTGGCGGGTCATTCAGGGAGATAACTGGTTTGAATCACTTACCCACGTCACCTTCAACGTGATTTCAGTGGTCACGACCACCGGTTATGCCTCTGATGATTACACCCAGTGGGGAGCGCTGCCGGTGGTCGCTTTTTTCTACCTGACCTTTGTGGGCGGATGCAGCGGCTCTACTAGCGGCGGGATGAAAATCTTCCGGTTTCAGATTGCCTCCTTAATGCTGCTTAACCAGCTGCGTTATCTCATCCATGCCAATGGTGTGTTTACCACTCGCTATAACCAGCAGCCGGTCACCAGCGATATCTCGCGCAGCGTAGTGGCCTTCTCGTTCTTTTTCTTTATCACTATTGCCGCACTGGCGCTTAGCTTATCCGCCCTGGGGTTGGATTTAGTCACCGCTCTTTCCGGTGCCGCCACCGCAGTCACCAATGTGGGGCCAGGCCTTGGCGATATTATCGGCCCCGCGGGTAATTTTGCTCCCCTACCCGACGCGGCGAAGTGGCTGCTATGTATTGGCATGCTGATGGGCCGATTAGAAATACTCACCGTCGTGGTGTTACTGACACCCATGTTCTGGCGGCGCTAGCCGATCATTTTGAAGGACGTTCGCGTTGAGCAATCGTTAAGGACAATCGTGCCATGACGCTTAGAAAATCGATGTTTAAATCCTTTGGGCAGATTGTGAACCAGCTGCGCTTGCCAATGCCGTCAGAAATCCTGATTGCGCTGGCGAGCACGCTAGTTGCTCTGCTGATCGCCTGGGGCCTATATACCTGGCTAGCCTTGGCTAATCTTTCGCTGATTTTTCTTACCGCGGTTCTCGCCAGTGCTGTGTTGGCAGGAAGCTACGCAGCTCTGTTATGTGCTGTGCTGGGCTTTCTGACGTTTAATTTTTGCTTCACCGTTCCGCACTTTTCGTTAGCGGTTGAAGAGCAAGAGCAACTGCTAACACTGCTGTTCTTTCTATTAGTCGCATTGGTCGTCGGCAAGATCGCCGGAGATAGCCGCCAACGCCTGCTGGAGCTGAGCGCCGCTCGCTTGGCTGAAGAGCAGGAGAGATTGCGTTCAGCGCTGCTATCGTCGGTTTCCCACGACCTGCGTACTCCACTAGCGTCAATTATCGGCGCGGCCAGCTCGCTTCGCACCCTGGATGCACAGCTCAGCCGACAGGATCGCTTTGCGTTATTAGATGGCGTGCTAAGCGAAAGCGAACGCCTTAACCGCTATATACAAAATCTGTTGGATATGACCCGGCTAGGGCATGGCGACATGAAAATTGAGCGCGACTGGGTGGCGTTTGATGATTTAGTCGCTTCAGCACGAAAGCGCTTAGGCAGCGCCCTTGAAGGCTTCCAAGTAGAGCAGCACTGGCCAAAAGAGCTACCCCTGCTTTACGTTCACCCCGCCCTGATTGAGCAAGCGCTGGTCAACGTGCTTGAAAATGCGGCGCGCTTCTCACCCCCTAATGGCCATATCACTATCGAAGCCCAATGTCGTGACGAGAAAAGGGCTGGAGATCAGCCTATCTTATTGTTTTCGGTTACCGACCAAGGCCCAGGCATACCCGAAGCACTGCGCGAGCGCGTATTCGATATGTTTGTCACCGGTAACGACGGGGATCGCAGCCTGCACGGTAGCGGCTTGGGGCTGGCGATTTGTCGGGGAATGCTTGGCGCCCACGCGGGTCAAATCCAGGCAAGCCCTGGGCCTGACAGTATTGGCACCAGGATTACCATGACGCTGCCTCTATCGGCACCCAGCAAGGACGCCGAGAATGACCACTGATCAAGCGCGCGTATTAGTCATTGATGACGAGCCACACATTCGCCATTTTTTGCGTATCAGCCTCACCTCTCAGGGATTTCAGGTGATTGAGGCGGCCAGTGGTCGCGAAGGGTTGGAAAAACTCAATGCTGATGCCCTTACCGCTAATGCCGACATCGTTTTGCTGGATCTTGGTCTGCCAGATATGGATGGACAGCAAGTGCTCGATTCGATCCGCAAGTATAGCGAGGTGCCCGTGATCATTGTTTCGGTGCGCGGCCATGAGGCTGAAAAAGTGCGCGCCCTGGATAGCGGTGCGAGCGACTACGTTACCAAACCATTTGGCATTCAAGAGTTGCTGGCACGTATTCGAGCCCTATTAAGGCGGCGCGCCAGCCCAAGTGCCCAGCGTTTCCAGCAGGGTGGCTTGATCGTCGACCTGGCCGCTTACCAAGTGAGCCTGCACGGCGAGGCCATTCATCTAACGCCTAAAGAGTTCGCCGTTCTGGCCCAGCTCACTGCGTCCGCTGGGCGAGTGGTTACTCAAACCCAGCTATTGCGACAGATATGGGGCCCGACCCACCAGGAAGATACTCACTATTTGCGCATCGTGGTTAG
This Vreelandella neptunia DNA region includes the following protein-coding sequences:
- a CDS encoding solute:sodium symporter family transporter, with protein sequence MHALTLASFLFFTGLVAFITWRITRRDDHSSTSGYFLAGRTLTFPLIAGSLLMTNLSTEQMVGLNGAAFSDGLSVMAWEVVAVIALVALALFFLPRFLKSGIATLPQLLEIRFDKTTQLITNIIFLIAYAVILLPIILYSGAIGLQGMLDLQGLTGIESSTTLLWLTVWIVGIIGSVYALFGGLRTVAVSDTLNGVGLLIGGFVIVYFGLQAVSGGTGIMEGWSILKEADPDKLNSIGGAEQQVPFFTLFTGVFLINLFYWSTNQQIIQRTFAAKNLAEGQKGVLLTGLFKLLGPLYLVLPGIIAYHLYADQGVRADEAYGHLVFNVLPPYLTGFFAAVMVGAILSSFNSALNSTTTIFSLGIYKGVLNKEATEEQVVKSGKVFGWIMAIITMIIAPLLAGQESLFGYLQKMNAIYFIPILAVVLVGLLTKRVPPMAAKIALVGGCLLIAAGYFVPPFTLLPQIMHEFHFVALVFVLLVAVMLIIGKVRPRETDWIQQHSGDVDLTPWKGAVPAGIVLVVLVIVMYISFAG
- a CDS encoding bifunctional 4-hydroxy-2-oxoglutarate aldolase/2-dehydro-3-deoxy-phosphogluconate aldolase, which encodes MTIDKQLPSTRTAELDSICLKAEVIPVITIERLEDAVPLGRALVEGGLTVLEVTLRTDCALEAVKRMREALPGASIGVGTVLTPAQYRQAEQVGADFVVTPGATEALYRYGVESPVPMLPGVSTVSELMTGWQYGYRRFKFFPAESSGGAKAIKAFGAPIPEARFCPTGGITVDNADDYLSLPNVMCVGGSWLTPKAMVEAEDWDGIRELARQSAERFHH
- the pgl gene encoding 6-phosphogluconolactonase codes for the protein MSQARQQLAEQLAEAVFQGLQEDLNHQERVLLVVSGGSTPVPFFKALAAKPLPWDRVDVTLADERWVDEQSSDSNAKLVREHLLQGEASAATFIPLTCSAATPEEGVDEVAKQAESLAWPASVVILGMGGDGHTASLFPDSPELTLALATEELLVAVRTPSQPQPRITFSADRLHQARRHILHITGEDKRAVLAKALNGDDVRQLPIRAFLTCPLAIYWAP
- the zwf gene encoding glucose-6-phosphate dehydrogenase, translating into MSQSTASQGAPLGDPNNAIDLALFGALGDLAMRKLFPALYHLDREGLMPESTRIMGLARHEHDAASFRKMVNDALQKRLKSSEQDKQSLERFLARLDYLKLDFSSVEGYDAIRQWRKGSPRPMVVYLSVGAPIYGDICRHLQASKSLDDESRVVVEKPIGYDLHSSIEINDAIGQVFPESRIYRIDHYLGKETVQNLIALRFANPLFGTQWNQNNISHVEITVAEKVGIEGRWGYFDQAGQLRDMVQNHLLQLLCLIAMDPPSNLDADAIRDEKVKVLKALKPFVGEALGRDVVRGQYIAGTSDGQSVPGYLEEEGANTQSQTETFVAMKTEVSNWRWAGVPFYLRTGKRMPEKLSQIVIHFRQQPHYIFDPDQRGIASNKLIIRLQPEEGIALQVLTKDSGLDKGMRLRPGPLHLDFNSAFPKSRIPDAYERLLLEVMKGQQYLFVRRDEIEHAWRWCDQLIDGWKKRDTPPRRYPAGSWGPVASIAMITQDGRSWYEDY
- the malE gene encoding maltose/maltodextrin ABC transporter substrate-binding protein MalE — encoded protein: MATLRYFIRPLLTATLAASATLPAFAFEDDRLTIWMGDNKGQEGIQLLANQFLEETGIEVEVVFPDNLTDRFQQAAGSGQGPDIVIWAHDRIGEWAQSGLLKQIAPSDSFRESFYDFSWEAALWNGETYGYPISVESLGLIYNKALVDTPPESFAELMQLDETLSREGKKAILFDYSEPYYGWTLLAANGGYPFKQTDAGYDVTDIGVNNEGAVQGAELLVELIESDVVPRGTDYSIMDNRFNKGEVATMISGPWAWPNLERSGIDYGVALLPKVGDERAKPMFGVMTAMINSASPNDFLAVEFLENYLLSEEGMRTFNSDGSLGAVAHIDYQAELADNPNIAATLENAEVGMPMPNIPEMGAFWAAMEPALQNIGSGRQSPQEALDAAARRMRQ
- the malF gene encoding maltose ABC transporter permease MalF, with amino-acid sequence MFTTNASRGLPRHRSRHVAERYSRWAMRSVIGLMVLALLWLVMAFYLHGQWVFALLFLVLGTSLGVVFSRRSLMSHRYIFPAVAGLGVFVIFPLVYTVGISFSNYSSDNLLSQERVRAQLTAQSYQAEGAAFSYSLYQQDELVRLYLESDAPAGDNDRLLSAAINLTNSEVRRAPTQAVDGPPEGEPLPMRAAIQARDALQALRLQTPGGTELRMAGLRQFAPMIDRYEIRDNGSLYDQQEGKVLTPDNDIGFFVTENGERITPGWPVNVGFTNYSKIFTDPDIRGPFMQIFVWTFVFAGLTVLFTLAVGFVLASLLQWDQLKGKAVYRTLLILPYAVPAFISILIFKGMFNQHFGEVNMILEALFGISPEWFTDPWLARTMLLIVNTWLGYPYMLLLCMGLIQSIPGDLYEASAVDGGGPITNLMKITLPLIIKPLTPLLIAAFAFNFNNFVLIALLTGGSPDILGASTPAGTTDLLVSYTYRIAFQDAGQNFGLAAAIATLIFLLVVGMSVVNLRLSKVKV
- the malG gene encoding maltose ABC transporter permease MalG — protein: MAMVQPRSIRARRWGAQMALIGFVSLIVFPLLLVISISFREGNFASGSLIPERFSLEHWSLALGIPWERPDGSIVQPPFPVLLWLWNSIKVAVVSSVLILMLATTSAYAFARMRFKGKEPLLKGMLIFQMFPAVLSLVALYALFDRLGQFVGWLGINTHGALIVASLGAVALHIWTIKGYFESIDGSLEEAAMVDGASTWQAFRYILLPLSVPILMVVFILAFVMSIMEYPMASVLLVDEHKLTLAVGAQQYLADHNQRWGDFAAAAVLSGLPITVAFLICQRWIIGGLTAGGVKG
- a CDS encoding TrkH family potassium uptake protein, with amino-acid sequence MTPFTPWFYRSRNVYRHWAPVFKIISILWVVLALFMLVPFVVLLIERDPDAPAFGVSILIVLGAAALTRLLTYRAALELKPWQMFILTAASWVTISGFASLPLVLGAPQLTFTNAVFESVSAITTTGSTILVGIEHFSDGLKLWRGLMQWMGGIGIIVMGIAILPFLKVGGMRLFHTESSDWSDKVMPRTGGIAKATLTIYVSLTLAAIGSYWFGGMTLLDATVHGMTSLATGGFANSDASFGAYADQPWLLWMGSFFMICGALPFVLYIRFIRTSRSALWKDQQVRGLLKLLLAAILMLSAWRVIQGDNWFESLTHVTFNVISVVTTTGYASDDYTQWGALPVVAFFYLTFVGGCSGSTSGGMKIFRFQIASLMLLNQLRYLIHANGVFTTRYNQQPVTSDISRSVVAFSFFFFITIAALALSLSALGLDLVTALSGAATAVTNVGPGLGDIIGPAGNFAPLPDAAKWLLCIGMLMGRLEILTVVVLLTPMFWRR